The genomic stretch GAGATTAAGAGGTTTTACGATTGTCGATATCTCTCTGCATGTGAAGCCGCTTGGAGAATTTTTGGCTTTGATATCCGCTACAGAACTCCTGCTGTTGAAAGGCTACAGTACCATCTTCCGGACGAGCAACCTATTGTCTTCCACGATGATGATTGGGTTGATGAGGTCGTAGAAAATACTTCGCTCGGGGTGTCACAATTTCTTAATTGGATGGGCTGTAATAATTCGACAGTAGAAGAGATGCAGGTTGCTAAAGAATTATTGTACTGTGAATTTCCAAACAAATTTGTTtggaaaaagaaacttcgtcaaTGGAGCCTTAGGAAAAAAGGATTTACAATTGGTAAGTTGGTTCATGTTCCCCCGCAATGTGGTGAGTTGTATTTCATGAGAGTAATGTTGAATCACGTTAAGGGACCAAAATGTTTTGAGGATATTCGGACTGTGAATCATTTTGTTCATCCGACATTTAGAGAAGCATGTTATGCATTGGGATTAATTGGTGATGATCGAGAGTATATTGCAGCTATCAACGAAGCAGCTGATTGGGGGTCTGGCTTCTACTTGAGAAATTTGTTCGCGACGTTATTATTTTGTGGCACTTTGTCTATGCCGAGCAAAGTCTGGGACGAAACTTGGCAACTGCTATCGAACGACATCCTTCGTAGGCAACACACTCTTCTTAACAATCAAGGTGCGTCCTCATTTAATAGTAAACATTTACCGCTATTTTAATTAGAACAACTTTAaaacaattcttcatatttcgcATTCTTACCTTCATCTATTCTATGAATTTATTGCTGCAGTATATAAAATCACATAGATAATATTGCAACTTTTTTAACCACAGATTTACAGCTTACCGATGAAGAgttgcaaaattatgcacttatTGATATTGAAAATTCTCTTCAAATAAATGGTAGTTCACTTCGTCGATTTGAGGGAATGTCGTTCCCAGACATGTCTGCAACGACCCATCATCGAAATAGTTTAGTCATGGATGCGTTGTTGTACGATAGACAGTCCTTGAGTGAAAAACATGAGATTCAGTTATCTTCAATGACTGACGAGCAGAGGTTGGTGTATAATGAAGTGATGGAAGCTGCTTTAAATAACAAAGGAGGGGTGTTCTTCGTTTATGGATATGGTGGAACTGGGAAAACTTTCCTTTGGAGAGCTTTGTGTGCCTGTTTCAGGAGTAAGGGCGATATTGTTGTGGCTGTTGCGTCAAGTGGAATTGCAACAACATTGATACCAGGTGGTGTAACAGCTCATTCCAGGTTTGGAATTTCCATTAATGTAACGGAGGATTCCATATGCTCCCGAATTAAGCCCTGAGTGATTTAGTCAACTTTTGATACGTGCTAAACTCATAATATGGGAT from Silene latifolia isolate original U9 population chromosome 2, ASM4854445v1, whole genome shotgun sequence encodes the following:
- the LOC141633574 gene encoding uncharacterized protein LOC141633574, coding for MQSSYTRRNEDDPGRFDEIKRFYDCRYLSACEAAWRIFGFDIRYRTPAVERLQYHLPDEQPIVFHDDDWVDEVVENTSLGVSQFLNWMGCNNSTVEEMQVAKELLYCEFPNKFVWKKKLRQWSLRKKGFTIGKLVHVPPQCGELYFMRVMLNHVKGPKCFEDIRTVNHFVHPTFREACYALGLIGDDREYIAAINEAADWGSGFYLRNLFATLLFCGTLSMPSKVWDETWQLLSNDILRRQHTLLNNQDLQLTDEELQNYALIDIENSLQINGSSLRRFEGMSFPDMSATTHHRNSLVMDALLYDRQSLSEKHEIQLSSMTDEQRLVYNEVMEAALNNKGGVFFVYGYGGTGKTFLWRALCACFRSKGDIVVAVASSGIATTLIPGGVTAHSRFGISINVTEDSICSRIKP